A part of Hydrogenobacter sp. T-8 genomic DNA contains:
- the fdnG gene encoding formate dehydrogenase-N subunit alpha, with the protein MELTRRSFLKVAGVSAGATLTGGLGFDLKPAMARVRDLKISNAKAVKSTCPYCSVSCGVIIYSLTDGAMNVKPRVIHVEGNPDDPVNRGTLCPKGATLRDFINSPQRLKKPLYRPPGARDWQEISWEEALDRIARLIKHTRDRTFIEKDEQGRTVNRCESIAWVEGSTIANEEGYLWVKMGVALGLVARETQARIUHAPTVASLAPRFGRGAMTNGWNDIKNADLILVMGGNPAENHPCGFKWAIKARQERGAKIICIDPRFNRTAAVSDIFLQIRPGSDIAFMGGLINYVLQNKKYNEEYVKHFTNAAYIVKDTYSFDPQTGLFSGYDPEKRKYDQSLWGYELDEKGMVKKDMTLQHPRCVFQLMKEFYSRYTPEVVEKLTGIPKDKFLEVAKLIAETSAPDKSMTHLYALGWTHHSTGTQLIGSMAILQLLLGNIGVPGGGVNALRGHSNVQGMTDLAGEGRFLPGYLKPPMANQQTLRDHIEANTPKAVDTSMNYWSNYGKFYVSLLKAWFGDAATPENEFAYHYLPKLEKVISMDEILDRMYRGKMEGFVSVGMNILASNPNVKKIAEGLGKLKWMVVIDVFETEMAGFWKYVDDPSKVQTEVFLLPSALFAEKEGSYTNSGRVIKWKYKAVDPPGDAKDELWIAGQLWMRLKNLYKKEGGKFPDPILNLTWNFQNPYYPTAEEVLREMNGYALADLTDDKGNVVVKKGERLPGFGVLRDDGTTACGMWLYSGVFPQSGNRAKSTDLSDPSGLGIYPGYGYSWPANRRILYNRASADPSGKPWSEKKKYIWWNEAEGKWVGYDVPDIKPDLTPDYGPFIMLPEGRGRLFCAPLVDGPFPEHYEPFESPVENILHPKTPHNPVVKIYKSDLDLLGKPDEFPYVATTYRVVEHFHYWTKHIYGTSVLVPNMFIEIPEELAKELGVKEGDKVRVVTARGSAEGYVLPTKRIKPLTINGKKVYTVGIPIHWGNEGVVKGALANMITPFVWDPNSQTPEFKGFLCRVEKVKA; encoded by the coding sequence ATGGAGCTCACAAGGCGAAGTTTTCTAAAAGTTGCAGGCGTTTCTGCGGGTGCTACCCTTACTGGTGGGCTCGGTTTTGACCTAAAGCCTGCCATGGCGAGGGTTAGAGACCTTAAGATTTCCAACGCAAAGGCTGTAAAAAGCACATGTCCCTATTGTTCTGTTTCCTGCGGGGTAATAATCTACAGCCTTACCGATGGTGCTATGAACGTAAAGCCAAGGGTCATACATGTGGAGGGCAACCCAGATGACCCAGTTAACAGAGGAACATTGTGTCCAAAAGGTGCGACACTTAGAGATTTTATAAATTCACCTCAGCGTCTTAAAAAGCCCCTTTATAGACCACCTGGGGCTAGAGATTGGCAGGAGATAAGCTGGGAAGAAGCTCTAGACAGGATAGCTCGTCTAATAAAGCATACGAGGGACAGAACTTTTATAGAAAAGGATGAACAAGGAAGAACCGTCAACAGATGTGAAAGCATAGCTTGGGTTGAAGGTAGCACCATAGCTAACGAAGAGGGCTACCTGTGGGTAAAGATGGGGGTTGCCCTCGGGCTTGTTGCACGGGAAACCCAGGCGCGAATATGACACGCACCAACGGTGGCCAGTTTGGCCCCAAGATTTGGAAGAGGTGCGATGACCAATGGATGGAACGACATAAAGAACGCAGACCTAATACTGGTTATGGGAGGAAATCCTGCGGAGAACCATCCCTGTGGCTTCAAATGGGCGATAAAAGCGCGTCAAGAAAGGGGAGCCAAGATAATTTGCATAGACCCAAGGTTCAACAGAACCGCTGCGGTTTCTGATATATTCCTGCAGATAAGACCTGGGTCTGACATAGCCTTTATGGGTGGTCTTATAAACTATGTGCTTCAGAACAAGAAATACAACGAAGAGTATGTAAAGCACTTTACAAACGCTGCATACATAGTAAAAGACACTTACAGCTTTGACCCACAGACAGGTCTATTCTCGGGTTATGACCCAGAGAAAAGAAAGTATGACCAGTCCCTTTGGGGATACGAGCTTGACGAGAAGGGTATGGTAAAGAAGGATATGACCCTTCAGCATCCAAGATGTGTCTTTCAGCTTATGAAGGAGTTCTACTCAAGGTATACGCCAGAAGTAGTAGAAAAGCTTACAGGCATCCCAAAGGACAAGTTCCTTGAGGTGGCAAAGCTCATAGCGGAAACCTCTGCACCAGACAAGTCAATGACACACCTCTACGCTCTCGGATGGACACATCACTCCACAGGAACACAGCTCATAGGTTCTATGGCTATACTTCAGCTCCTTCTTGGAAACATAGGGGTTCCTGGCGGTGGTGTAAACGCTCTAAGAGGTCATTCAAATGTGCAGGGCATGACCGACCTAGCAGGAGAAGGAAGATTTCTACCAGGATATCTAAAACCACCAATGGCAAATCAGCAGACTCTTAGGGACCACATAGAAGCAAACACTCCAAAGGCTGTGGACACTTCAATGAATTACTGGTCTAACTATGGTAAATTCTATGTAAGCCTTCTCAAAGCATGGTTCGGAGACGCTGCAACCCCAGAGAACGAGTTCGCATACCACTATCTGCCAAAGCTGGAAAAGGTCATTTCCATGGACGAGATACTAGACAGGATGTATAGGGGTAAGATGGAAGGCTTTGTTTCCGTGGGTATGAACATACTTGCAAGCAATCCAAACGTCAAGAAGATAGCGGAAGGACTTGGAAAGCTAAAGTGGATGGTGGTTATCGATGTCTTTGAGACGGAGATGGCAGGCTTTTGGAAGTATGTGGATGACCCATCAAAGGTTCAAACAGAGGTATTCCTCTTACCATCCGCTCTGTTTGCGGAGAAAGAGGGGTCTTATACCAACAGTGGAAGGGTTATAAAGTGGAAATACAAGGCGGTAGACCCACCAGGGGATGCAAAGGACGAGCTATGGATAGCGGGTCAGCTGTGGATGAGGCTCAAAAACCTTTACAAGAAGGAAGGTGGTAAGTTCCCTGACCCTATACTAAACCTCACATGGAACTTCCAAAACCCCTACTATCCAACTGCCGAAGAGGTCTTGAGAGAAATGAACGGCTACGCCCTTGCGGACCTTACAGATGACAAGGGTAATGTGGTGGTTAAAAAGGGTGAAAGGCTACCCGGTTTTGGTGTGCTAAGGGATGATGGGACAACAGCCTGTGGCATGTGGCTCTACTCTGGTGTTTTCCCTCAATCGGGCAACAGGGCAAAGTCTACAGACCTCTCCGACCCATCAGGTTTGGGAATCTATCCGGGCTACGGCTACAGCTGGCCAGCCAACAGAAGGATACTCTACAACAGGGCATCCGCAGACCCAAGCGGTAAGCCTTGGAGCGAAAAGAAGAAATACATCTGGTGGAACGAGGCGGAAGGTAAATGGGTTGGCTACGACGTGCCAGACATAAAACCAGACCTCACACCCGATTATGGACCCTTCATAATGCTTCCAGAAGGAAGAGGTAGGCTCTTCTGTGCACCTCTTGTGGATGGACCCTTCCCAGAACACTACGAACCCTTTGAGTCTCCAGTAGAGAACATCTTGCATCCAAAGACACCTCATAACCCAGTGGTTAAGATATACAAGTCAGACCTTGACCTACTTGGAAAACCCGATGAATTTCCATATGTGGCGACCACCTATAGGGTCGTTGAACACTTCCACTATTGGACAAAACATATCTACGGCACCTCTGTGCTTGTTCCCAACATGTTTATTGAGATACCAGAGGAGCTTGCAAAGGAATTGGGTGTAAAGGAGGGTGACAAGGTAAGGGTTGTTACCGCAAGAGGTTCTGCGGAAGGTTATGTCCTTCCCACTAAGAGGATAAAGCCTCTCACAATAAACGGTAAAAAGGTATATACGGTAGGTATCCCTATACACTGGGGTAATGAGGGTGTAGTTAAAGGTGCTCTTGCCAACATGATAACGCCCTTTGTGTGGGACCCTAACTCTCAAACTCCAGAGTTCAAGGGTTTCCTTTGCAGGGTTGAAAAGGTAAAAGCATAA
- the fdxH gene encoding formate dehydrogenase subunit beta codes for MATVTTEGTVGLGLRRVSASKSPDQSIKQADQLAILVDVSSCIGCKACEAACSQWHDLKPPLNVGQQAFFGYQSGPGLAPNLFMYMRFHEEETPNGLVWAITKYQCMHCADPGCLKACPSPGAIVQYANGVVDFDHSKCIGCKFCLSGCPFDVPRYDANNKPWKCNFCIDRVSAGLEPMCVKTCPTNALHFGTKEEMLIRANKLLEGLKKRGFEKASIYDPPGVGGTGYIYLLPHGDKPEMYGLPKEASISPLVSLWKGPLKLIGSVVLWGTLLGAFLQLILFGPIKVGKKHKKEE; via the coding sequence ATGGCTACAGTAACCACAGAAGGAACGGTAGGATTGGGGTTGAGGCGGGTCTCCGCCTCTAAATCCCCTGACCAAAGCATAAAGCAAGCTGACCAGCTTGCAATACTTGTGGATGTATCAAGCTGTATAGGTTGTAAAGCTTGTGAAGCAGCGTGTTCTCAGTGGCACGACCTAAAGCCACCTCTCAACGTGGGACAGCAGGCATTCTTTGGTTATCAGTCTGGTCCTGGTCTTGCTCCTAACCTCTTTATGTATATGCGTTTTCATGAGGAAGAAACTCCAAATGGGCTTGTCTGGGCAATAACCAAGTATCAGTGTATGCACTGTGCAGACCCGGGCTGTCTTAAGGCGTGCCCATCTCCTGGTGCTATAGTTCAGTATGCAAACGGCGTTGTGGACTTTGACCACTCTAAGTGTATAGGTTGTAAGTTCTGTCTATCTGGCTGTCCCTTTGATGTGCCAAGGTATGATGCAAACAACAAACCATGGAAGTGTAACTTCTGCATAGACAGGGTCTCCGCTGGTCTTGAGCCCATGTGTGTAAAAACCTGTCCCACAAACGCTCTGCACTTTGGAACAAAGGAAGAGATGCTTATAAGGGCTAACAAGCTTCTTGAAGGTCTTAAAAAGAGAGGTTTTGAAAAGGCATCCATATACGACCCACCGGGTGTAGGTGGAACTGGATACATCTACCTTCTGCCTCACGGGGATAAACCCGAAATGTATGGGCTTCCAAAAGAGGCAAGCATATCACCTTTGGTGAGTCTTTGGAAGGGTCCATTAAAACTTATAGGCTCAGTAGTGCTTTGGGGAACGCTCCTTGGTGCTTTCTTACAGCTTATACTCTTTGGACCCATAAAGGTAGGCAAGAAGCATAAGAAGGAGGAATGA
- a CDS encoding formate dehydrogenase subunit gamma: MEEVKNLEEIEVERFSAFDRFVHWLTAIPFVYLFLSGLGMYSPKFAWLLPFLGGREFSAWLHKWAGVVFAVGVFLMFLRWAKDFVLDSDDIRWLSSVKHYIKGEEEKLPEVGKYNAGQKIFGWMVFLGGALFLVTGIVMWFPESFPANIVRLSILLHDVAFILVGAGFIVHVYMGTVGVPGSLSSIITGKVSALWAMHHHPKWFRQIMRRQ, from the coding sequence ATGGAAGAAGTTAAGAACCTTGAAGAGATTGAGGTGGAAAGGTTTTCAGCCTTTGACAGGTTTGTGCACTGGCTTACAGCCATACCTTTTGTATACCTTTTCCTCTCAGGGCTTGGTATGTATTCTCCAAAGTTTGCCTGGCTACTTCCCTTCCTCGGAGGAAGAGAGTTCTCCGCATGGCTTCACAAGTGGGCGGGCGTAGTGTTTGCTGTTGGTGTTTTCCTTATGTTTCTAAGATGGGCAAAAGACTTTGTTCTTGACAGCGATGACATTAGGTGGCTTTCCAGCGTAAAGCACTACATAAAGGGAGAAGAAGAAAAACTTCCTGAGGTGGGCAAGTATAACGCAGGTCAAAAGATCTTCGGCTGGATGGTCTTCTTAGGTGGTGCATTGTTTCTTGTAACGGGTATAGTCATGTGGTTTCCTGAGAGTTTTCCTGCAAACATAGTAAGGCTTTCCATACTCCTTCATGATGTTGCTTTTATCTTGGTGGGTGCAGGTTTTATAGTGCATGTTTATATGGGCACTGTGGGTGTTCCCGGTTCACTTTCTAGCATCATAACGGGCAAGGTTTCCGCACTCTGGGCTATGCACCATCATCCTAAGTGGTTCAGACAGATTATGAGGAGGCAATAA
- a CDS encoding superoxide dismutase family protein gives MKGLLLAGLGGLCLLASFSFSEELRAYANLINTKGEEVGKAEFTETVSGVLIKIEASGLPPNAELALHIHELGKCDPPDFMSAKGHFNPYNKKHGFLNPEGPHAGDMPNVFTDEKGRLKAHVLNTFVTLQKRKVNSLLKDGGTSIMIHAHKDDYKSDPAGQAGHRIVCGVIR, from the coding sequence ATGAAAGGGCTTTTGCTGGCAGGACTGGGGGGCTTATGCCTCCTCGCTTCTTTTTCCTTTTCTGAAGAGCTAAGAGCCTATGCAAACCTTATAAATACGAAGGGAGAAGAAGTGGGAAAGGCAGAATTTACAGAGACTGTCTCTGGAGTGCTTATAAAGATTGAAGCTTCTGGACTTCCACCTAATGCTGAGCTTGCCCTGCATATACATGAATTGGGAAAGTGCGACCCACCTGATTTTATGTCTGCAAAGGGGCATTTTAATCCCTACAATAAAAAGCATGGCTTTCTAAATCCCGAGGGACCTCACGCAGGAGACATGCCTAACGTTTTTACCGACGAAAAGGGTAGGCTCAAGGCTCATGTTTTGAACACCTTTGTAACCCTTCAGAAAAGAAAGGTCAACAGCCTTTTGAAGGATGGAGGAACGTCCATCATGATACATGCACACAAAGATGACTATAAAAGCGACCCTGCAGGACAGGCTGGACATAGGATTGTTTGCGGGGTTATAAGGTGA
- a CDS encoding formate dehydrogenase accessory protein FdhE: MNLFKLREKEYALERLRVLKSKYPEASELLDFYSHILEYQREVYEALEGKEPNWRKGMKWFYKLLEICRENGTMEISERAKELKQMERDKVGSMIDRFIKEKKTEDIDRFLFLAFLGPFYERMAESMDIDKENWLKTKCPVCGFRPHISYIADKEDVEGGRFLLCVLCGTDWLYNRNRCVNCGNEEDNSIDYYYNEENRAVQIQYCHKCGHYIKIVDMRLDGLAVPVVDDIATLVLDLWAKERGFIRFERNIFGL; the protein is encoded by the coding sequence GTGAACTTATTCAAGTTAAGAGAGAAAGAATACGCTCTTGAAAGGCTAAGGGTATTAAAGTCAAAATATCCAGAGGCTTCTGAACTTCTTGATTTTTATTCACATATCCTTGAATACCAGAGAGAGGTCTATGAAGCCCTTGAAGGCAAAGAACCAAACTGGCGAAAGGGTATGAAATGGTTTTACAAGCTACTTGAAATATGCAGAGAAAATGGAACAATGGAAATATCTGAAAGGGCAAAGGAATTAAAACAAATGGAGAGGGATAAAGTGGGTAGTATGATAGATAGGTTTATAAAAGAGAAGAAAACAGAGGACATAGACAGGTTTTTATTTCTTGCCTTCCTTGGTCCCTTTTACGAACGCATGGCGGAGAGCATGGATATTGATAAGGAGAACTGGTTAAAGACCAAGTGCCCTGTTTGTGGCTTTAGACCTCACATATCCTACATAGCGGACAAGGAAGATGTGGAAGGTGGTAGGTTTCTCCTTTGTGTTTTATGTGGAACTGATTGGCTATATAACAGGAACAGATGTGTAAACTGCGGAAACGAAGAAGATAATTCCATCGATTACTACTACAACGAGGAAAACAGAGCTGTTCAGATACAGTATTGTCATAAGTGTGGTCATTACATTAAAATTGTGGATATGCGACTTGATGGTCTGGCAGTGCCAGTGGTGGATGATATAGCCACACTTGTCCTTGACCTATGGGCGAAGGAAAGAGGTTTTATAAGGTTTGAGAGGAATATCTTTGGTTTATGA
- a CDS encoding glycine cleavage system protein H, with protein sequence MISRRILLSFLLSIPILGKVRVMDIEVQGCIIKADRLYRVDEERMLFQWVKDEGSGVYSVGFMQVLSSLIYPLYAIRIKPVNTVVEFDSNLAVVESGKRVSTFPSPLSGRIVESNKMLEREPSLIVSRPYESWVVKIKAERPEELKRLKRAEDIVEMVRGVILREKIECLPKK encoded by the coding sequence ATGATAAGCAGGAGAATTCTCCTTAGTTTTCTGCTTTCTATACCTATCTTAGGCAAGGTAAGGGTTATGGATATTGAAGTTCAAGGTTGCATCATAAAGGCGGACAGGCTATACAGGGTAGATGAAGAAAGAATGCTTTTCCAATGGGTGAAGGATGAGGGCTCAGGGGTTTACTCTGTGGGTTTCATGCAGGTGCTTTCCTCTCTCATTTATCCCCTTTATGCCATAAGGATAAAGCCTGTTAACACGGTGGTGGAGTTTGATTCAAACCTTGCGGTAGTTGAGTCTGGAAAAAGGGTCTCCACCTTTCCAAGCCCCCTAAGTGGAAGGATAGTAGAGTCTAACAAGATGTTAGAGAGGGAGCCTTCCCTCATAGTAAGTAGACCTTACGAGAGCTGGGTTGTTAAAATAAAGGCTGAACGTCCAGAAGAGCTGAAAAGGTTAAAAAGAGCTGAAGATATAGTAGAGATGGTTAGAGGTGTAATTCTTAGGGAAAAGATAGAGTGTCTGCCAAAGAAGTAG
- a CDS encoding nicotinate phosphoribosyltransferase encodes MRVADYIKEGLKNFVEEVPEGYGEIGKCSSGCHSVRFFIKGSPERVEDVKFKATNRCKKLLAIADYASERIKERGKIELKEEEVLSYFSEEKEKDKLKDRLNMVKTALGLK; translated from the coding sequence ATGAGGGTGGCGGACTATATAAAGGAAGGGCTAAAAAACTTTGTGGAGGAAGTGCCAGAAGGATATGGAGAGATTGGAAAGTGTAGCTCAGGCTGTCATTCTGTTAGGTTTTTCATAAAGGGTAGTCCAGAAAGGGTAGAGGATGTAAAGTTCAAAGCAACCAACAGATGCAAAAAGCTCCTCGCAATAGCGGACTACGCTTCGGAAAGGATTAAGGAAAGGGGGAAAATTGAGCTAAAGGAAGAGGAAGTGCTTTCATATTTTTCTGAAGAGAAGGAAAAGGATAAGCTAAAAGACAGACTAAATATGGTAAAGACCGCCTTAGGGTTGAAATAG
- the thrS gene encoding threonine--tRNA ligase has product MEKVKVNVNGKELTVDKGTPLGEVFKALGIEDAIGGKSGSRLIDLLTPIREDMEIVPIFKQDPESLEIMRHTLSHIMAQALKELYGYEKVHLGVGPTTEEGFYYDVEVEGHTISSEDLPKIEEKMREIISRNYPLFRKELSREEAIKLFSDMKENYKLDIIARIDPQDTISVYGQDGFTDLCRGPHVPSTGMVGEFKLTHVAGAYWMGDSSKPMLQRIYGIAFWDRKELEERLRFYEEAKRRDHRKLGRELELFLIEDEVGAGLVIWLPKGAILRKTLEDYWKEEHIKRGYQLVYTPHVGNAKLWQTSGHLDYYRPNMFSPMEIEHEEYFVKPMNCPFHIAVYKSKVRSYKELPLKLAELGTVYRYEMSGVLHGLMRVRGFTQDDAHIICTPEQVEEVIQETLEFAVEMLRSFGFEDFKVYISTKPSDAIGSQEQWELAEGALKKAVEKVGLPYEIDEGGGAFYGPKIDVKIKDAIGRLWQCSTIQFDFNLPERFDMEYVGPDNKRHRPYMVHRAIFGSIERFVGVLLEHYAGLLPLWLSPVQVKVIPISPEKHGDYAREVEAYLKNKGIRVELDLREERLNARVRDAELQKIPYVVVVGDKEVEGKSLSVRSKKEGNLGSMTLEQFLSMLTEKIRNKE; this is encoded by the coding sequence ATGGAGAAGGTTAAAGTAAATGTAAACGGTAAAGAACTTACTGTTGATAAAGGCACACCTTTGGGTGAAGTTTTTAAAGCTCTTGGCATAGAGGACGCCATAGGTGGAAAGTCCGGCTCAAGGCTCATAGACCTACTTACTCCCATAAGAGAGGATATGGAAATAGTGCCTATCTTTAAGCAAGACCCAGAGAGCCTTGAGATAATGAGGCATACCCTTTCTCATATAATGGCTCAGGCTCTAAAAGAGCTCTATGGCTATGAGAAGGTTCATCTTGGTGTGGGTCCTACCACGGAGGAGGGCTTTTACTACGATGTGGAGGTGGAAGGGCACACTATAAGCTCAGAAGACCTTCCGAAGATAGAAGAGAAGATGAGAGAGATTATCTCAAGAAACTACCCCCTCTTTAGGAAGGAGCTTTCAAGGGAAGAAGCCATAAAGCTCTTTTCCGATATGAAAGAAAACTACAAGCTGGACATAATAGCGAGGATAGACCCACAAGATACCATATCTGTGTATGGTCAGGATGGTTTTACAGACCTCTGTAGAGGTCCACACGTGCCTTCCACAGGTATGGTGGGAGAGTTTAAGCTGACCCATGTGGCTGGTGCTTACTGGATGGGAGACTCTTCAAAGCCTATGCTCCAGAGGATATACGGTATAGCCTTCTGGGATAGAAAGGAGCTTGAAGAAAGGCTAAGGTTTTACGAAGAGGCAAAAAGGAGAGACCACAGAAAACTCGGTAGAGAGCTTGAGCTATTCCTTATAGAGGACGAGGTGGGTGCGGGACTTGTTATATGGCTTCCCAAAGGTGCAATCTTGAGAAAGACCCTTGAGGATTACTGGAAGGAAGAGCATATAAAGAGAGGATATCAACTTGTATACACTCCACATGTGGGAAATGCAAAGCTCTGGCAAACAAGCGGGCATTTGGATTATTACAGACCTAACATGTTTTCTCCTATGGAGATAGAGCATGAAGAGTATTTTGTAAAGCCTATGAACTGCCCTTTTCATATAGCGGTCTACAAAAGCAAAGTGCGTAGCTACAAGGAACTGCCTCTTAAACTAGCAGAGCTTGGCACGGTCTACAGATACGAAATGTCAGGCGTCCTTCATGGGCTTATGAGGGTTAGAGGTTTTACGCAGGATGATGCTCACATAATATGCACTCCAGAGCAGGTGGAGGAAGTAATACAGGAAACCCTTGAGTTTGCGGTTGAGATGCTAAGGTCTTTTGGCTTTGAAGACTTTAAAGTTTATATCTCCACAAAGCCTTCCGATGCCATAGGCTCTCAGGAGCAGTGGGAGCTTGCGGAGGGAGCTCTCAAAAAGGCGGTGGAGAAGGTGGGACTTCCCTATGAGATAGATGAGGGTGGTGGTGCCTTTTACGGACCAAAGATAGACGTGAAAATAAAGGATGCTATAGGCAGGCTTTGGCAATGCTCCACCATACAGTTTGACTTCAACCTTCCAGAGCGTTTTGACATGGAGTATGTGGGTCCAGATAACAAAAGACACAGACCCTATATGGTCCACAGGGCCATATTTGGTTCAATAGAGAGGTTCGTGGGCGTTTTACTTGAGCATTACGCAGGGCTTTTGCCACTTTGGCTTTCTCCCGTGCAGGTAAAGGTCATACCCATATCTCCAGAAAAGCACGGAGACTATGCAAGAGAAGTGGAAGCATATTTGAAGAATAAGGGCATAAGGGTAGAGCTTGACCTTAGAGAGGAAAGACTAAACGCTCGCGTAAGGGATGCGGAGCTTCAAAAGATTCCCTACGTGGTGGTGGTGGGAGACAAGGAGGTAGAAGGCAAAAGCCTCTCTGTGCGAAGCAAGAAGGAAGGCAATCTTGGCTCTATGACGCTGGAGCAGTTTCTGAGCATGTTGACTGAAAAAATAAGAAACAAGGAATAA
- a CDS encoding universal stress protein — MFGRVAVHIWEEDYEYLRYVKSLLSRLNIKPNFLFVEEENLLGDLVNFFSKPSEEREKAIRKHIEELFEDYEFYTLPSSGNATLEHLQENYDLIFVKYKKQLFRKSVPEWIISGTDGLRLWVYKDGANASVKKVCLPIDFSERSIRQVEFALKLREFIPFDFDLVYSINISRLKDKLFIGDYEKRLEDKKEEARHMFTDMFGERDMNLIFLEGDPYREMVKFINSSQYDLVVVGRRGRGMRERIGSVSLHLIRSLKCPVVVL, encoded by the coding sequence ATGTTTGGAAGAGTTGCAGTCCATATATGGGAAGAGGATTACGAGTATCTTAGGTATGTAAAGAGTTTGCTTTCCAGACTTAACATAAAGCCTAACTTCCTCTTTGTAGAGGAAGAAAACCTTCTTGGAGACCTCGTAAACTTCTTTTCAAAGCCTTCTGAAGAAAGGGAAAAAGCCATAAGAAAACACATAGAGGAGCTATTTGAGGACTACGAGTTTTACACTCTACCCAGCTCTGGCAATGCCACCCTTGAGCATCTTCAGGAAAACTATGACCTGATATTCGTAAAATACAAGAAACAGCTCTTTCGTAAGTCTGTGCCAGAATGGATAATATCTGGAACTGACGGCTTGAGGTTGTGGGTTTATAAGGATGGAGCTAATGCAAGCGTAAAGAAGGTGTGCCTTCCCATAGATTTTTCGGAGAGGTCTATAAGGCAAGTAGAATTTGCCCTTAAGTTAAGGGAGTTTATACCCTTTGATTTTGACTTGGTCTATTCTATCAACATAAGTAGGTTAAAGGATAAGCTGTTTATTGGCGATTATGAAAAGCGTCTTGAGGATAAGAAAGAAGAGGCAAGGCATATGTTTACCGATATGTTTGGCGAAAGGGACATGAACCTGATATTTCTTGAGGGAGACCCATACAGGGAGATGGTTAAGTTTATAAACTCATCCCAGTATGACTTGGTGGTTGTGGGAAGAAGAGGCAGAGGCATGAGGGAAAGAATAGGTAGCGTTTCCCTTCATCTTATAAGGAGCTTGAAATGTCCAGTGGTTGTCCTGTAA
- a CDS encoding lysophospholipid acyltransferase family protein, with amino-acid sequence MSSGCPVSRFSKIFLAPLCPPVKRVFRSIFRIEAYGLENIPKDPCIVASNHRSHLDPPVLNSVFPEPLRFLAKEELFKVPILGKLLPHMGALPVKRGSGDLEVLELALELMHFGCKVCIFPEGTRANPGEFLRPKLGVGLLAIKSQRPVLPVYIEGTDRVFPRGAKFPKPGHPIRVFIGKSKVYYDEDNLKGYRRVAEDIMESIKELARAKDSEHSRIP; translated from the coding sequence ATGTCCAGTGGTTGTCCTGTAAGTAGGTTTTCAAAGATTTTCCTTGCACCCCTTTGTCCTCCTGTTAAGAGGGTTTTCAGGAGTATATTTCGCATAGAGGCTTATGGGCTTGAGAATATTCCAAAAGACCCTTGCATAGTGGCAAGCAATCACAGAAGTCACCTTGACCCTCCCGTGCTAAACAGCGTTTTTCCAGAGCCTTTGAGATTTCTTGCTAAGGAAGAGCTTTTTAAAGTGCCTATCCTTGGAAAACTACTTCCCCATATGGGTGCATTACCAGTCAAGAGAGGCTCTGGAGACTTGGAGGTGCTTGAGCTTGCCTTAGAGCTTATGCACTTTGGTTGTAAGGTTTGCATATTTCCAGAGGGAACGAGGGCAAACCCAGGGGAGTTTCTAAGACCTAAGCTAGGCGTAGGCTTGTTGGCAATAAAAAGCCAAAGACCAGTGCTTCCTGTATACATAGAAGGGACAGACAGAGTTTTTCCAAGAGGTGCCAAGTTTCCAAAACCAGGACATCCCATAAGGGTTTTTATTGGCAAGAGCAAGGTCTATTATGATGAGGACAATCTTAAAGGCTACAGAAGGGTAGCGGAAGATATAATGGAAAGCATAAAGGAGCTCGCCCGTGCCAAAGATAGTGAGCATAGTAGGATACCATAA
- the mobB gene encoding molybdopterin-guanine dinucleotide biosynthesis protein B, protein MPKIVSIVGYHNSGKTTLIEALIPQLKAKGLKVGYLKHDPKAHGITDKEGSDTNRVFKVADKVGLLSPKGLTLWERREDDPLKVVEEYFSDFDIVLLEGWKSLKGIKKVVLGGLDVEGLKVEGLKDLQKVIDYILED, encoded by the coding sequence GTGCCAAAGATAGTGAGCATAGTAGGATACCATAACTCGGGAAAAACCACGCTTATAGAGGCACTCATACCCCAGCTTAAGGCAAAGGGTTTAAAGGTTGGATACCTCAAACATGACCCAAAAGCTCATGGCATAACCGATAAGGAAGGAAGTGACACAAACAGGGTTTTCAAAGTGGCGGACAAGGTAGGGCTTTTGTCTCCAAAGGGACTAACCCTATGGGAAAGGAGAGAGGATGACCCTTTAAAGGTGGTAGAAGAATACTTTTCAGACTTTGACATAGTCCTTTTGGAAGGCTGGAAGTCTCTAAAAGGCATAAAAAAGGTTGTCCTTGGAGGGCTTGATGTTGAGGGTTTGAAAGTGGAAGGTCTAAAGGACTTGCAAAAGGTTATAGATTATATATTGGAGGATTAA